The proteins below are encoded in one region of Pygocentrus nattereri isolate fPygNat1 chromosome 13, fPygNat1.pri, whole genome shotgun sequence:
- the trub1 gene encoding probable tRNA pseudouridine synthase 1, whose protein sequence is MAAVNNVTLPKLQSLNGIFAIFKKQGPTSADVLNTLKHKLLKEAGAVNQNPRKRKKQALKLGHGGTLDSNASGVLVVGIGEGTKMLTTMLAGSKKYTAVGELGKATDTLDSTGSVVQEMSYDHITREAFEEKLKEFIGEIMQVPPLYSALKKDGKRLSVLLKQGHKVEAKPARPVTVYNLSLQDFNPPLFTLDIECGGGFYVRSLVDDLGKALSSCAHVRELTRTKQGQFTLEEHVLREERWTFQDISQSLHPCPEPTSQQNNSKKGKPQGKPAQPSSGSASGDHNCNSTEGTSGDHND, encoded by the exons ATGGCTGCTGTCAACAACGTTACCTTGCCGAAGTTACAATCTTTAAACggcatttttgccatatttaagAAACAGGGGCCCACCTCTGCCGATGTGttaaacacacttaaacacaaGCTTTTAAAAG AGGCTGGCGCTGTTAACCAGAACCCTCGGAAAAGGAAGAAGCAAGCTTTAAAGCTCGGCCATGGTGGGACCCTAGACAGCAATGCTTCTGGTGTTCTCG TGGTTGGAATTGGTGAAGGAACGAAGATGCTCACCACGATGCTGGCTGGATCAAAG AAATATACAGCGGTTGGAGAGCTGGGCAAAGCAACGGACACCTTGGATAGCACAGGAAGCGTTGTTCAAGAGATGAGCTATG aTCACATCACAAGAGAGGCTTTTGAAGAAAAGCTGAAGGAGTTTATTGGTGAAATCATGCAGGTCCCCCCTCT GTATTCAGCATTGAAGAAAGATGGCAAGCGCCTTTCTGTATTGTTAAAACAAGGGCATAAGGTAGAAGCTAAGCCTGCACGACCAGTTACAGTTTACAACCTCTCGCTGCAAGACTTCAATCCACCTCTCTTCACTTTGG ATATTGAGTGTGGTGGAGGGTTTTATGTCCGAAGCCTGGTGGACGATTTGGGAAAAG CTCTGTCTTCATGTGCTCATGTGCGAGAGCTGACCAGGACTAAGCAGGGTCAGTTCACGTTGGAAGAGCATGTGTTAAGAGAGGAGCGCTGGACCTTCCAGGACATTTCTCAGAGCTTACATCCCTGCCCAGAGCCCACATCCCAGCAGAACAACAGCAAAAAGGGCAAGCCACAGGGGAAACCTGCCCAGCCTAGCTCTGGAAGTGCTAGTGGAGATCACAATTGCAACAGTACTGAAGGCACCAGCGGAGATCACAATGACTAG